The Clostridiaceae bacterium genome has a segment encoding these proteins:
- a CDS encoding stage 0 sporulation family protein produces the protein MVTVVGVRFKEAGKIYYFDPDNLQIDLNENVIVETARGIEFGKVVIPNREVPDEDIVAPLKKVIRIATEEDKKHYEENKQKEKEAFNICLEKIKNHNLDMKLIGVEYTFDNNKILFYFTADGRVDFRELVKDLAAVFKTRIELRQIGVRDESKMMGGIGICGRVLCCRSFLGEFEPVSIKMAKEQGLSLNPCKISGACSRLMCCLKYEHEVYEELLARTPKIGAIVETPEGQGVVIEANILKEIVKVKLDKGNEADLATFKLNDIKIIKDAAASDEDLDLELDVDLETLKTLED, from the coding sequence ATGGTGACAGTTGTAGGAGTTAGATTTAAAGAGGCAGGAAAAATATATTATTTTGATCCTGACAACCTTCAGATAGATTTAAATGAAAATGTGATTGTAGAAACTGCAAGAGGTATAGAATTTGGAAAGGTGGTTATCCCAAATAGGGAAGTACCGGATGAAGATATAGTGGCTCCTTTGAAAAAAGTTATAAGAATTGCTACTGAGGAAGATAAAAAACACTATGAAGAAAATAAGCAGAAAGAGAAAGAAGCTTTTAATATATGCCTTGAAAAAATCAAGAATCATAATCTTGATATGAAGCTTATTGGAGTTGAATATACTTTTGATAATAATAAAATATTATTCTATTTCACTGCTGATGGCAGAGTTGACTTCAGAGAACTTGTAAAGGATCTTGCGGCGGTGTTTAAGACCAGGATTGAATTAAGGCAGATAGGTGTAAGAGATGAGTCAAAAATGATGGGCGGTATAGGAATTTGCGGCCGTGTTCTTTGCTGCAGATCTTTCCTTGGAGAATTTGAACCTGTTTCCATTAAAATGGCAAAAGAACAGGGCTTGTCTTTGAACCCTTGTAAAATATCCGGCGCATGCAGCAGATTAATGTGCTGCCTTAAATATGAACATGAAGTCTATGAAGAATTATTAGCCAGAACACCTAAAATTGGTGCAATAGTTGAAACCCCCGAAGGCCAGGGAGTAGTTATAGAGGCTAATATCTTGAAAGAGATAGTGAAAGTTAAATTAGATAAAGGCAATGAAGCAGATCTGGCTACATTTAAATTAAATGATATTA